The Pirellulimonas nuda genome includes a region encoding these proteins:
- a CDS encoding Gfo/Idh/MocA family protein: MKLRVGIVGLGPAWANRHVPALRALPTRFRVSAVCDPVAHRAELAAAEFGARQVDSFRALAAAEDVDALMLLSARWYGALPIHAACEAGKAVYCAASIDLAAKEATELRDRVRSAGIAFMAELPNRLAPATIRLKELIATRLGQPRMIFCNQRHAAGGGHNGSADIDTRRLIEMVDWSCYVVGRQPTSVVGASCPSEPGGTVDYSLMMLDFAQPGGPGAQAQIACGSYVPRAWGEAASFRRPADMQVVCERGIAFVDLPAGLVWFDGAGQHLEALDHERPVGEQLLMQFHRMVGSLVLNTTNLEDAYRAVSIVLAARKSSLDGRRVALPS, from the coding sequence GTGAAGCTCCGCGTTGGCATCGTCGGCCTTGGCCCCGCGTGGGCAAACCGCCATGTGCCCGCGTTGCGTGCGCTGCCCACCCGGTTTCGCGTATCGGCCGTCTGCGACCCGGTGGCCCACCGCGCGGAGCTAGCGGCCGCAGAGTTTGGCGCCCGGCAAGTGGACAGCTTCCGCGCCCTGGCGGCGGCAGAAGACGTCGATGCGCTGATGCTGTTGTCGGCCCGCTGGTACGGCGCGCTCCCCATCCACGCCGCCTGCGAGGCGGGCAAGGCGGTCTACTGCGCCGCCTCGATCGACCTCGCCGCCAAGGAGGCGACTGAGCTGCGTGACCGCGTCCGCAGCGCAGGGATCGCGTTCATGGCGGAGCTCCCCAACCGGCTGGCCCCCGCCACCATCCGGCTGAAAGAACTGATCGCGACTCGGCTCGGCCAGCCGCGGATGATCTTCTGCAACCAGCGGCACGCGGCTGGGGGCGGCCACAACGGTTCGGCCGACATCGACACCCGCAGGCTCATCGAGATGGTCGATTGGAGCTGTTACGTGGTAGGCCGGCAACCGACGTCAGTGGTCGGCGCCTCCTGCCCATCGGAGCCCGGTGGGACGGTCGATTACTCGCTGATGATGCTCGACTTCGCCCAACCCGGCGGCCCAGGCGCCCAGGCTCAGATCGCGTGTGGCAGCTACGTGCCACGCGCCTGGGGCGAGGCAGCTAGCTTCCGGAGGCCCGCCGACATGCAGGTTGTCTGCGAACGTGGCATTGCTTTCGTCGACCTTCCAGCGGGGCTGGTTTGGTTCGACGGCGCCGGGCAACACCTCGAGGCGCTCGACCACGAGCGACCTGTCGGCGAGCAACTGCTGATGCAGTTCCACAGGATGGTCGGCAGCCTGGTGCTAAATACCACTAACCTAGAAGACGCGTACCGCGCGGTGTCCATCGTCCTTGCAGCGCGGAAGAGCAGCCTCGATGGACGCCGGGTAGCGCTCCCCAGCTAG
- a CDS encoding ABC transporter permease subunit/CPBP intramembrane protease, with amino-acid sequence MNIANVKRVWAREIRDQFRDRRTLFMVAVLPVLMYPILGMSFVQLSQFRQTHAARVLVVGAEQLSPENGGESTPFPPLLEGDRFAVGLFDAPGDAHRITVERQMMPGSADAPMLPETDRNRLADGELDAVVLLPRGFAEGMRQLRDRLSDGPNHAANTVSPPQPEVLYNSAREPSQVAFLRVERLLDRWEAEIVQQNLAESRTPAGLVQPFRLSPQDVASVGQRNAALWSKLLPFLVFIYALVGAFYPAVDLCAGEKERGTLEALLASPASRTEIVCGKLLTVLVFSLFTMLLNLAALGGTMGLVLEQMMPLGGSGGLAPPSTAAIVAIVVALLPVATLFSALSLACASLARSSKEGQYYLMPLMLATMPLMVLPILPGVELNLGTALIPVSGMALVLRAVIEGRYADAAPYVLPVFLVTIACCVAAIRWAVWQFNQESLLFHEGERFNLRRWGAALYRDRGDSIGIRGAVAVGAAIAIMQFLVNMLTPAPTTLDFAFVVRMVLLSQAACILLPTLAVVALLARRPLRALRLDRAPRAWHVAAGVLIAVALHPASQWLGGLVQRMYPMSEDLQAKLGQFGELVSQAPNLLVVVLLLAALPAVCEELAFRGAVLTGLRSKTSPFTAVLVSAAMFGIVHTVLQQSISAGILGLVLGYVALQTGSLWPTVALHATHNALALIAANYAQSWKESGVLSALAPQQSDEGLLVYEPIVIALGVAAAAAMMGALAHGEKNEDRRTAEEAERITRSTLAHADPN; translated from the coding sequence GTGAACATCGCCAACGTCAAACGTGTTTGGGCCCGAGAGATCCGCGATCAGTTCCGCGATCGGCGGACGCTGTTCATGGTAGCCGTGCTGCCGGTGCTGATGTACCCGATCCTGGGGATGAGTTTTGTGCAGCTCTCCCAGTTTAGGCAAACCCATGCAGCAAGGGTGCTGGTGGTGGGCGCCGAGCAGTTGTCGCCAGAGAACGGCGGCGAGTCGACCCCGTTTCCGCCGCTGCTAGAGGGCGACCGGTTTGCAGTGGGGCTATTCGACGCGCCGGGCGACGCGCACCGGATCACCGTCGAGCGACAGATGATGCCCGGCAGCGCCGACGCCCCGATGCTTCCCGAGACCGACCGGAACCGGCTGGCGGACGGAGAGCTAGACGCGGTGGTGTTGCTTCCGCGGGGATTTGCCGAGGGGATGCGGCAGTTGCGCGACAGACTCAGCGACGGCCCCAATCACGCGGCCAACACCGTGTCGCCCCCCCAGCCCGAAGTACTCTACAACTCGGCCCGCGAGCCGTCTCAGGTCGCGTTCTTGCGGGTCGAGCGGCTGCTCGACCGTTGGGAGGCGGAGATCGTCCAGCAAAACCTCGCCGAGTCGCGGACCCCCGCCGGTCTTGTTCAGCCGTTCCGGCTTAGCCCGCAGGACGTCGCCAGCGTCGGGCAGCGGAACGCGGCGTTGTGGTCGAAGCTGCTGCCGTTCTTGGTGTTTATTTACGCATTGGTAGGCGCGTTCTACCCGGCGGTCGATTTGTGCGCGGGTGAGAAGGAACGCGGAACGCTCGAGGCGCTTCTGGCGAGCCCCGCGTCGCGTACAGAGATCGTGTGCGGGAAGCTGCTCACGGTGCTGGTGTTCAGCCTGTTCACAATGCTGCTGAACCTAGCGGCGCTGGGCGGAACGATGGGCTTGGTTCTCGAGCAGATGATGCCGTTGGGCGGCTCAGGCGGGCTTGCCCCACCTAGCACGGCCGCGATCGTGGCGATTGTGGTCGCGCTCCTGCCGGTCGCTACGCTGTTTAGCGCTCTTAGTCTTGCGTGTGCGTCTCTGGCCCGCAGCAGCAAAGAGGGGCAGTACTATCTGATGCCCTTGATGCTGGCCACGATGCCGCTGATGGTGCTGCCTATCCTGCCCGGGGTGGAGCTGAACCTGGGGACGGCCTTGATCCCGGTCTCCGGCATGGCCCTGGTTTTGCGCGCGGTGATTGAGGGGCGCTACGCCGACGCGGCGCCCTACGTGCTCCCGGTTTTCTTGGTGACGATCGCTTGTTGTGTCGCCGCCATACGTTGGGCGGTTTGGCAGTTCAATCAAGAGTCGCTGCTGTTCCACGAGGGGGAGCGGTTCAACCTCCGCCGCTGGGGCGCCGCCCTCTACCGCGATCGGGGCGACTCGATAGGCATCCGCGGCGCTGTGGCGGTGGGCGCCGCGATCGCCATTATGCAGTTCTTGGTAAACATGCTCACGCCGGCGCCGACGACGCTCGACTTTGCCTTTGTGGTGAGGATGGTGCTGCTGAGCCAGGCCGCGTGTATCCTTCTGCCGACCCTGGCCGTGGTCGCCCTGCTTGCCCGCCGCCCGCTGCGGGCGCTGCGGCTCGACCGCGCCCCGCGGGCGTGGCACGTGGCGGCCGGGGTCCTGATCGCCGTGGCGCTCCACCCAGCTTCGCAGTGGCTCGGCGGGCTGGTGCAACGCATGTACCCGATGAGCGAAGACCTTCAGGCTAAACTCGGGCAGTTCGGCGAACTGGTGAGTCAGGCGCCGAACCTGCTCGTGGTGGTGCTGCTGCTGGCGGCTTTGCCGGCGGTTTGCGAAGAGTTGGCGTTCCGCGGCGCTGTTCTCACGGGGCTGCGATCAAAGACGTCGCCGTTTACCGCAGTGCTGGTCTCCGCGGCGATGTTCGGCATCGTTCACACCGTGCTGCAACAGTCGATCTCGGCCGGCATCCTCGGGCTGGTGCTGGGCTACGTCGCCCTGCAGACCGGCAGCCTATGGCCGACGGTCGCGCTGCACGCCACGCACAACGCGCTGGCGCTTATCGCCGCCAACTACGCCCAGTCGTGGAAGGAGAGCGGCGTGCTTTCAGCGCTTGCCCCGCAGCAATCGGACGAGGGATTGCTGGTCTACGAGCCGATCGTGATTGCCCTGGGCGTCGCCGCGGCCGCCGCAATGATGGGCGCGCTCGCGCATGGCGAGAAGAATGAAGACCGACGGACCGCAGAGGAAGCAGAACGCATCACCCGGAGCACGCTGGCGCATGCCGACCCGAACTAA
- a CDS encoding amidohydrolase family protein: MSSHTPFALRARVAFPVVAPPVENAVVVIENGHVTQISQREPVGIPVRDLGHAILIPGLVNTHCHLEYSLLKAPLLQPGATLPAWIREVVRRRPSAPQAARAVKAGMAASLDAGVTTVADICRTAIDAYFQPTAPRLILLMEAIGFSQARSASALADAVKRMDEAERLAMEHDSGDDVLIGASPHAPYTVSPTLVRELIATAGQRGGLVAMHLAESPEELELLSEGRGPFQELLEERSMWDPWAIQRGAAPLDYLRMLTKARKGLVVHGNYLDEPSLAMISRHSDAMSLVYCPRTHAYFGHPPYPLETALELGVRVTLGTDSLASSPDLDLLAEMRTVFARHRSVTAEAILRMGTLSGAQSLGLSQLAGSIRPGGPADLTCIPIPEESDGRAWELLTAVLTDEQPAREVWRAGHQVKHAE; encoded by the coding sequence GTGTCGTCTCATACGCCGTTCGCCCTCCGCGCACGCGTCGCGTTTCCGGTAGTCGCGCCCCCCGTCGAGAACGCCGTTGTCGTGATCGAGAACGGCCACGTCACGCAGATCAGCCAGCGAGAGCCGGTCGGCATCCCCGTGCGCGATCTGGGCCACGCCATCTTGATCCCGGGGCTGGTGAACACGCACTGCCACCTCGAGTACAGCCTTCTCAAGGCGCCACTGCTGCAGCCCGGCGCTACGCTGCCGGCGTGGATCCGCGAGGTCGTCCGGCGCCGGCCGTCGGCGCCTCAGGCGGCCCGCGCGGTCAAAGCGGGCATGGCCGCTAGCCTGGACGCGGGCGTGACCACCGTCGCGGACATCTGCCGTACGGCGATCGACGCCTACTTCCAGCCGACCGCGCCGCGTTTGATCCTGCTGATGGAGGCGATCGGCTTTTCTCAGGCCCGCAGCGCCTCTGCCTTGGCGGACGCCGTGAAGCGGATGGACGAAGCCGAGCGTCTCGCCATGGAGCACGACTCCGGCGACGACGTGCTGATCGGCGCCAGCCCGCACGCCCCCTACACGGTCTCGCCGACACTGGTGCGCGAGTTGATCGCAACTGCCGGACAGCGGGGCGGGTTGGTAGCCATGCACTTGGCGGAATCGCCAGAAGAGCTGGAACTGCTCTCCGAGGGACGCGGTCCATTCCAGGAGTTGTTGGAAGAACGCAGCATGTGGGACCCGTGGGCGATCCAGCGCGGCGCCGCCCCGCTGGACTACCTGCGGATGCTCACCAAGGCCCGCAAGGGGCTGGTCGTGCACGGCAACTACCTGGATGAGCCCTCGCTGGCCATGATCTCCCGTCACAGCGACGCTATGAGCCTCGTGTACTGCCCACGGACCCACGCCTATTTCGGCCACCCCCCCTACCCTCTGGAAACGGCGCTCGAACTCGGCGTACGCGTGACGCTGGGGACCGACAGCTTAGCGTCGTCGCCCGACCTTGACCTGCTAGCGGAGATGCGGACGGTGTTCGCCCGACACCGCTCAGTGACCGCCGAAGCAATCCTGCGGATGGGGACTCTGTCGGGCGCTCAGTCGCTCGGTCTGAGCCAACTTGCCGGCTCGATCCGCCCCGGCGGCCCGGCCGACCTGACTTGCATCCCGATCCCGGAAGAGTCGGACGGCCGGGCTTGGGAACTGCTCACTGCGGTATTGACCGATGAACAGCCGGCGCGAGAGGTCTGGCGAGCGGGGCACCAGGTAAAACACGCCGAATAA
- a CDS encoding TIGR04283 family arsenosugar biosynthesis glycosyltransferase → MRTVSVVIPALNEADLVAAAVQSAFACGVGEVVVADGGSSDNTPGAADRAGARVIGAPRGRGSQLAAGAAAATGEVLWFLHADCRLDPLAGGQLARVLEDPRCLAGAFRQRIDSQRPIYRWIERGNAWRARRGLPYGDQAVFVRRGLFEAVGGFPTAPLMEDVALARKIAKRTRFTLLSGPVYISARRWERSGPLRRTAFNWALLAAYSAGAPAEQIARWYHPHQADE, encoded by the coding sequence GTGCGGACAGTATCGGTTGTCATCCCGGCCCTCAACGAAGCGGACCTGGTCGCCGCGGCGGTCCAGAGCGCTTTCGCCTGCGGCGTAGGCGAGGTCGTGGTCGCGGACGGTGGAAGCAGCGACAACACGCCCGGCGCGGCCGACAGAGCCGGCGCCAGGGTTATCGGGGCCCCTCGGGGTCGCGGCTCTCAGCTTGCGGCCGGCGCAGCAGCCGCGACCGGCGAGGTGCTGTGGTTCTTGCACGCGGACTGCCGCCTCGACCCGCTAGCGGGCGGGCAGTTGGCCCGCGTCCTGGAGGATCCTCGCTGCCTGGCAGGGGCCTTCCGCCAGCGGATCGACTCCCAGCGCCCTATCTACCGCTGGATTGAACGCGGCAACGCGTGGCGGGCGCGTCGCGGCCTGCCCTACGGCGACCAGGCGGTCTTCGTCCGCCGTGGGCTGTTTGAAGCCGTTGGCGGCTTCCCGACAGCTCCATTGATGGAAGACGTGGCCCTGGCGCGGAAGATCGCCAAACGCACCCGCTTCACGTTGCTCTCCGGCCCGGTCTACATCTCCGCGAGGCGTTGGGAGCGGTCGGGGCCGCTCCGTCGAACGGCGTTCAACTGGGCGTTGCTAGCCGCCTACTCGGCCGGGGCGCCGGCTGAGCAGATCGCCCGCTGGTACCACCCCCACCAAGCTGATGAATGA
- a CDS encoding ABC transporter ATP-binding protein — translation MLTEPLAADPASRIERPPRVVVSGLVKTYPDLQRGLVTAVDGLSFTAHAGEVFGLLGPNGAGKTTAMRILATLLRPSAGCVTIAGFDCQSQPDLVRSQIGFVSANTATYDRMTAWELVEFFGRLHGLNDRTLAERMPELFEKLEMTSIRDTLGAKMSTGMRQKTSIARALIHDPPVMIFDEATNGLDVLAARALLDVVSRLRDEGKCVIFSTHIMREAERLCDQIAIMHGGKILASGSLNELRGQHDEEDLEELFFQLIHRAQAEQALTQPHGGEAILTP, via the coding sequence ATGCTCACCGAACCGCTAGCCGCCGATCCCGCGTCCCGCATCGAGCGGCCTCCGCGTGTCGTGGTGTCGGGGCTGGTCAAGACCTACCCCGACCTCCAGCGGGGCCTAGTGACGGCCGTCGACGGCCTCTCGTTTACCGCCCACGCGGGCGAGGTCTTTGGCCTGCTCGGCCCCAACGGCGCGGGCAAGACGACCGCGATGCGGATCCTTGCAACCCTGCTGCGGCCTTCCGCGGGTTGCGTCACGATCGCCGGCTTCGATTGCCAGTCGCAGCCCGACCTTGTCCGCAGCCAGATCGGGTTCGTGTCGGCCAACACCGCTACCTATGACCGGATGACCGCATGGGAGCTCGTTGAGTTCTTCGGACGGCTCCACGGGCTCAACGACCGGACGCTCGCCGAGCGGATGCCCGAGTTGTTCGAAAAACTTGAGATGACGTCAATCCGCGACACGCTCGGCGCCAAGATGAGCACCGGCATGCGGCAGAAAACCTCGATCGCCCGCGCGCTGATCCATGATCCGCCTGTGATGATCTTTGATGAGGCGACCAACGGCCTAGACGTGCTCGCTGCCCGGGCGCTGCTGGACGTGGTGAGCCGGCTACGCGATGAAGGCAAATGCGTGATTTTCTCGACGCACATCATGCGGGAAGCAGAACGCCTCTGCGACCAAATCGCCATCATGCACGGCGGCAAGATATTGGCGTCCGGATCGCTCAATGAGCTGCGCGGGCAGCATGACGAAGAGGACCTCGAAGAGCTCTTCTTCCAATTGATTCACCGCGCCCAGGCCGAGCAGGCCCTGACACAGCCGCATGGCGGGGAGGCGATCCTTACGCCGTGA
- a CDS encoding SDR family oxidoreductase, protein MSFHVQGKTALVTGANRGIGKAITEALLVHGAKKVYAAVRTLESAQPLVDAYGDRVAVIPLDLADPKTIQAAAEKAADVELVVSNAGVLKTATALSSEAIEALQYEMEINVYGLIRMAQAFAPVLKRNKGGAFVQLNSVASLRSFPAFATYAASKAAAYSITQGLRAQLAEQGTQVLSVHPGPIASDMAQEAGFEEIAEPASLVGEGIVAALKAGEFHLFPDSLAKQVGGAYQGFATQVIDAIMNEG, encoded by the coding sequence ATGTCCTTCCACGTCCAAGGCAAGACCGCCCTTGTAACTGGCGCCAACCGCGGAATCGGCAAAGCGATCACCGAGGCATTGCTCGTCCACGGCGCCAAGAAGGTATACGCGGCGGTTCGCACGCTCGAATCTGCGCAGCCCCTGGTGGACGCCTACGGCGACCGGGTCGCCGTGATCCCGCTGGACCTGGCCGACCCAAAGACGATCCAAGCCGCCGCTGAGAAGGCGGCCGACGTCGAGCTGGTCGTAAGCAACGCCGGCGTATTGAAGACGGCCACGGCGCTCTCGTCCGAGGCCATTGAAGCGTTGCAGTATGAGATGGAAATCAACGTCTACGGCCTGATCCGCATGGCGCAAGCCTTCGCGCCCGTGCTCAAACGCAACAAGGGCGGCGCTTTCGTGCAGCTCAACTCGGTAGCCTCGCTACGGAGCTTCCCGGCGTTTGCTACGTACGCCGCTTCGAAGGCTGCGGCGTACAGCATCACGCAGGGGCTGCGGGCGCAATTGGCCGAGCAAGGGACCCAGGTGCTGAGCGTCCACCCCGGGCCGATCGCCAGCGACATGGCCCAGGAGGCTGGCTTCGAGGAGATCGCAGAGCCCGCTTCGCTGGTTGGGGAAGGGATCGTCGCGGCGCTCAAGGCAGGCGAATTCCACTTGTTTCCAGACAGCTTGGCCAAGCAGGTCGGCGGAGCGTATCAGGGGTTCGCCACGCAGGTGATCGACGCGATCATGAACGAGGGCTAA